The Phycisphaerae bacterium sequence ATCGTAGCTGACAAATCAGGCAGAGAGAGAACTTGTGCGTGTTCGTGCGGATTCGCACGGGGCGCGAAGACTTCTCCATTCCAGGGCAACACGATTACGGTAAAGGAGGCGAGTGATGAGGCTTTTGACGATTGTGCAAGCCATCGTGGTCGGTGCGGTTCTGGCCGGTACCGTCCAAGCCGTCAACCTCGGGTTGGAGGGCACGTATCTTGCTGCATCGGCGGAGCTCGATCAGAGAGCAGGGGCGGGAACAGGCGGGGGCACGATGCAGCCGCCGTACACGGACGACAGCGAACTGAACTTCGCCGGCTCGATTGCTCCCGACTGGTACGTGGCCTATCCCAGTTGGATCGGCCCGGCCGCCGTTCACTGGCGGCTGTCGAAGGAACCGGCGGACAAGACCGAAGGCGAGTGCTCGATGAAGATCATGATCGACGACGAGCAGATGAATCCGCGTGATATCTACGTGGGGACGAAGTTTCCTACTGTTGCAGGCGTTGAGTACAACGTGTTCTTCGACATGAAGTTGGGCAACATGAACGGCCTGACGACGAAGCCTTTCCGAGCGCAGTATGCGGTTCGGGCCGACGGCTCACTGTCCGCCAATGACATGAAGGCCATCGAGGACGGTCCGGGGTCCATCACCTTCCCGGCGGCGAACTTCGGGGACGGCCTGTGGCACACGTACCAGTACACCTTCACCGCGACCGGTCCTGAAGCCTCGCTGATTATCTACACGCGGGCACGTGAGGGAGCACAGGTCCAGGGCAACTTCCACCTGCTCGACAACCTCGTGGTGGTCCCAGAACCGACATTGTCCGCGCTGCTCATGGCAGGCGGCCTGCCGGCGCTGCTGAGGCGGAGACGATGACGAACCGGACATGAGAGGCCCTCCACGACCGGGACCATCGTGCAGTTGGTCCCGGTTCTGTTTGCGCCGATCTCACGTTCTGCGAATGACTGCGGAGTTGCGGAGGGGGTGTGGTAGAATAGGAAGGGAGGTCTGCTCGCGATCGGGCGGCCGCCGGAGGCGTCGGAGCGCTGCGGCGGCGGTTTGGGGGCGATGGTCCGTGCAGAGCGGAGGAGCAAGCCGATGAAGTCAAGGCGGGCTGAGACGTCGATCGCAGTCGCCTGCTGCGCTGCTATCCTGGTCTTGTCGCCGCCCGCCGAAGCCCGGCGCATCCTCGAAGTCGGACACCAGCCGTATCTGCAGCTCGGCGACGCCCCGCTGGCGACGACGGGGCCCGGCGTCGGCGAGAGGGACCAGATCGTTATCGTCTGGCAGACAACGGAATCCGGAATGGGCGACGCGCCGACCGATTTTTTCGAAGTGGGATATCGTCGGGTCGGCGAACCCGGTCTCACGCCGGCGGCCCCGATCGGCACGTTGGCGACCGGTTCGGGCACGCGGGTGAATCACTGGGTTACGATCACGGGGCTCGACTACGGCGAGCAGTACGAGTATCAGGTGATCCATAAGCGGGAACCGGGCAACCCCGTGGTAGTTGCCGCCTATGCCGGTGCGTTCAGCACGCGAAAACGCCACGACGACACCGCCCCATTCAGTTTCGCGGTGACGGGCGACAATGCCCATGCCAGGCTTCCTGAAACGGTACCGGTATTCGAAATGGTCATGGGGCGGATTGCTGCCCTGGATCCGGCATTCGTCATGCTCGTGGGTGACGGCGTCCAGGATCTCGGCGAACATCCGGAGTACGATTACCGATTCAACGAATCGCTGGTCCCGAATCAGTCGGCGTTCGTCCGCAACCACGTCGAGTACTTCTGCATGGGCAACCATGAGGCCTACACCAACGACGGCGGGCCGGCGCTGGACAACTACCACGTGCCGTCTCCGGTTTCGGGTGTCACAAGCCCGGTGGCAGGCCCTGTGGGGGAGTCGCCCGAGAAGAACTACTCGTACGATTACGGCCTGGCGCATTTCACCATTTTCGACGCCACGGCTTGGGGCGGGCCGGGCAACTCGGACGCGCGGCAGTCGGCGATCGTGACGTGGCTGCAGGCGGATCTCAACGCGAGCAGCCAACCCTGGAAGATCGTTGTCGGTCATTATCCGCCCAAGTCGGGCGTCGGGCGCCCCGACACCGAGGGCGACATGGCGGCCGAGGTGATTCCCGTCCTCGTCCAGGCAGGGGCGGACGTCCTGCTTTGCGGGCATATTCACACCTATCAGCGGAGTTTCCCTCTGACCGGCTATGCGGGCGGCGACGTCACGTACCTTACCGACCAAAGCCCGCTTTTCGTCAATCGGGATCTGTATATCAAGGGCGACCATGTGATTGAGATCGTTGTCGCGCCGGGCGGGATGCCCTTTGATGGGAACGTTCCGAACCGGCTTCCGGGCTGGCTGGCCAGGGCGTTTGGGGAAAACAACGGAGGGCGGGCCGGGCCGATGCTGGTCGAGGTCGACCAGCGGTTTCTGAAGCTCCGGTACGTCGCGGCGGATAACGGCGAGGTCATGGACGAGGTCGTGATCCACGTGCCGGCGCCCGTGATCACTCTCAGCCACACCGTTTTCAATCGCACGATCTTCCTTGGTGAGGACCTGCCCAAGGATACGTTCACGATCCGAAACGGGGGCATCGGTACGCTGAACTACACGATCGAGGATGACGCTTTCTGGCTGAGCCAGTCGCCCACAACGGGCGATTCGACGGGGGAGCCGGACCCGATCGACATCAGCTACGATGAGGTGTCCGGGCTGGAGGTGGGGCAGTATACGGCGGTGATTACCGTCTCTGACGAGGAGGCTGCCAACAACCCACAGACGATCCTGGTCAACCTGACAGTGAGAACCGTCTCACCTGATTTCGACTACGACGGCGACGTCGACCAGGAGGACTTCGGGCACCTGCAAGCCTGCCTGACCGGGACAGGCGCGACACAGACGGAACCCAGGTGCCAGAATGCGGACGTGAACAACGACGAAGTCATCGACGGCATTGACATCTCGATACTTCGTGGTTGCCTCAGCGGGCCAGGGGTGCGTGCCGACCCGAACTGTGCCGATTGAAGGAGAGGCCTGGCTGTCAGCTCTCCGTCTCTCAGAAAAGCAGAACGTAATCAGCTTGAATCCTGCTTTGACATCGAAGATGGACAAGACACCGTCCATTTGTGGTTCCATGTTCACGGTTCTTCATTCCCCGCGTTGCGGTGTAGAACGGTGGGATGTATTCTCTCGAAAGGTGTTCAACTGGAGCTGTTGGAACAATCGTACATCTGGGGCCGGTGAAATGGCGCGGCGAGCAATGAGGTTGGCGGTGGCGGCGGCTATGGTGTCGGCGGTCTGCGCGTCGATATCGCGGGCAGAGAAGCCTTATGCAGCACCGATCTGTCCGCACATATTGGGCTGGCCGGATGACGTGAAGAAATGGGCGGAAGGTGCCCCCTGGATCAAGGCGCTCGACATTACGAGTTGCGCGATTGCCAAGGAGCGCGGCGCTCGGGTCTTCTATCGGGTGTGGGACCACGCCTCCGGGCCGGACGGTGACCCGAAGATCGGCGGAAAGAAGTTCGGCCAAGAGATCCTCGACCGCCTGAAGCACCTGCCGAAGGAGAAGTGGCCCGACGCCATCGGTTTCCAGAATGAGTTCAACGACGTCGGCCCGGAAACAGCCAGGTGCTTCATCGACATGTACGACACCCTGCGCAAGGGCGGTTACGAGGGGCTGATCGTTTTCGGTTCCTACGGGCCGGGAGGTCCGACGGACTCCAAGGAGTGGGAGCGACCTCACGTCAAGGAGGCCTGCCTGAAGGCCGACGCGATCGAGACGCACGAGTACTGGGACCTGACGGTCAAGCACTACGACACGTGGCTGGCCCACCGCCATGTCCGGGCGATGAACGACTACCCCTGGTTGCGGAGCAAGCCGTGGTTCATCGGCGAGTTTGGCAGCGACGGGGTGAACAAGGGCGAGGACCCGCAGAAACGAAGTGGCTGGCGCGACCGCGAAAAGCTGACAGCGGACGAGTACATCAAGCAGATCGAGATCTATCGGTACGGCGACCCGAAGAACGAAGTGGTCGCCGCGGCCGAGAACGTGATGGCCGTCTTCCTGTTCCAGCAGGGCGCCCCGCCGCACATGTGGCAAGGGTGGGAGACGCGCGGCACGAAGGTGATGGACTACATGAAATCGACCTGGAAGCCGACCCACGCGTTCATCACCGGGAAGGTTACCGATTCGAGCGGGAAACCGGTAGCAGACGTTCAAGTTGCGATCTCTCCATCAGACAAGAAGGCGACCACCGATACCAAGGGGGTCTACTGGTACTTCGCGGTCAAACCCGGCGAATACACGTTGAAAGCAACGAAGCCCGGCCTCAAGGCGGCGTCCGTGAAGCTGTCGCTCAAGCCGGGCGATATTCTCGAGGCCAACCTGGCCCTGAAGTCCCCGGTGCGCGATCCGGCCAAGAAGAACGGTAGTACCCGAACGGAATAAGGCCGGCCAGCCCTTGACTCACCGGCCGGCCGGTGGCCGGGTGCGTCCCGCACGGTCGCCCGAGCGACCTCCGGTGTGTCAAGGGCCAGCCCTGGACACACGGGGCGGGCGGTGCCCGTGGGCCGAAGGCCGGACGCATCGCGTCCCCCGCGCGTCAAGGGCCAGCCGTTCAAGCTGGCTTTCGAATGGGTTTGCATGCATGGCATGCTCCTTTCTGCGATGCGCATGAAAAAAAGGCCACACCCGTCTGCATCGCTTGGGGTGGTGTGTGGCCTGTATTGGACGCGAATAGCAGCAGCCTTGTAGGTGAAACCTTATCAAAGGCGGCGTAGCGAACATCAATTTGCAGAGTTGGCTGACAGTGCAACGCCAGACGCATGAGCTTGGACCGGTTCGGTATTGACCGTCCCGAGCAGAACCAGCCAAAGTCTTGCCTATGACGGCAACACACAGCATCAGGCTGACAACTGCTTGACATCTGGGACAGTCTGGAATTATCATCCGATCCTATGAAGCAGGATGTCATTCTCGGCGCTAATGATGGTGCGGATGGATCGCGTGATTCTGCAGGAGGTGAAGTCATGATTGCTCGTTCCTTGATTTGTGCCATGGCCGTTGCGTCCATGGCATTGAACACTGCAAATGCGGCGCCGATTCTCCTGGCATCACATTCTTCAGATGTGGCGGGAGGAGGAGCGCCAGAGAGTGAACCGCAGGTCGAGTTCATTCTCCAACTACCCGGTTCGCTCGAAGACAAGTACGGTCTAGGCGTTGGGGCCTTCTGGGAGGCGCCAGGCCAACTGGACTTTACCAATGCCGGCGATCCTGGCTTTGCGATCTTCGCTTTGTCGGCAACAAATGGAATCGCGGAGGAGTTCCGGTTTTGGGATCTGTTCCCCTCTGGAGGCGGCCACATTAGCCCGCCTGCTCCGGAGTCACTGTTGTTCGGCGTCTCACCAGACCTCTTCGGCTACGAGCTTACACAAGTGCGGCTCATCGTGGAGAATCTCGTCTTCCAGCCATGGACACCTGACCCGCTGAACAACCCGGATCTTCAGGGATTCACGTATTCTGCGGAGATCACCTACGAGTTTTACGGCCTGCCGGTTCCCGAGCCCTCTTCATTGGCTGTGCTTGCGGTTCCGGCCGTGATCGCTGTTATCGTGGATAATTGCAGGTGTTCTCGAAGGCAATGCTCCACATAGACTCCGGGGACCGCGCCTGCAGCATTCCACAACGTGTTGATGTCGAGTGCTTGACATGCCCATCTGCGAGAAGCTACGATGTGACAGTGTCGCTAAGCACCTAACAACGTATGCGGTGTCTGCAATCATACAGGGAGGTGAGTCATGACTATTCGCGGGTTATCTGGCACTCTGGTCTTTTTTTTGGTGGTAATGAAGGTTGCCAAGGCATCGCCGATTCTCCTGGCGACCCTGGATGCTCGCGTCACCCTGGGCACGCCGCAGGTCGTTGAATCGGCGTGGCCTGTCCTCTTTTATCTAATGGAGGACAATAGCATTCGTGGGATGCTGTTCAATGAGTTTGCGATTCAACCTCAATTCCCCACTGACATCGACATCACCATCTTCTCGGCGGGTGATCCTGACTTCGGCGAATTCACTGCCTTGCTTTCGAATGGGCGCAACGACGACAAACTCAAGGGAGCGTGGAACAACAA is a genomic window containing:
- a CDS encoding metallophosphoesterase, translated to MKSRRAETSIAVACCAAILVLSPPAEARRILEVGHQPYLQLGDAPLATTGPGVGERDQIVIVWQTTESGMGDAPTDFFEVGYRRVGEPGLTPAAPIGTLATGSGTRVNHWVTITGLDYGEQYEYQVIHKREPGNPVVVAAYAGAFSTRKRHDDTAPFSFAVTGDNAHARLPETVPVFEMVMGRIAALDPAFVMLVGDGVQDLGEHPEYDYRFNESLVPNQSAFVRNHVEYFCMGNHEAYTNDGGPALDNYHVPSPVSGVTSPVAGPVGESPEKNYSYDYGLAHFTIFDATAWGGPGNSDARQSAIVTWLQADLNASSQPWKIVVGHYPPKSGVGRPDTEGDMAAEVIPVLVQAGADVLLCGHIHTYQRSFPLTGYAGGDVTYLTDQSPLFVNRDLYIKGDHVIEIVVAPGGMPFDGNVPNRLPGWLARAFGENNGGRAGPMLVEVDQRFLKLRYVAADNGEVMDEVVIHVPAPVITLSHTVFNRTIFLGEDLPKDTFTIRNGGIGTLNYTIEDDAFWLSQSPTTGDSTGEPDPIDISYDEVSGLEVGQYTAVITVSDEEAANNPQTILVNLTVRTVSPDFDYDGDVDQEDFGHLQACLTGTGATQTEPRCQNADVNNDEVIDGIDISILRGCLSGPGVRADPNCAD
- a CDS encoding carboxypeptidase-like regulatory domain-containing protein; the protein is MARRAMRLAVAAAMVSAVCASISRAEKPYAAPICPHILGWPDDVKKWAEGAPWIKALDITSCAIAKERGARVFYRVWDHASGPDGDPKIGGKKFGQEILDRLKHLPKEKWPDAIGFQNEFNDVGPETARCFIDMYDTLRKGGYEGLIVFGSYGPGGPTDSKEWERPHVKEACLKADAIETHEYWDLTVKHYDTWLAHRHVRAMNDYPWLRSKPWFIGEFGSDGVNKGEDPQKRSGWRDREKLTADEYIKQIEIYRYGDPKNEVVAAAENVMAVFLFQQGAPPHMWQGWETRGTKVMDYMKSTWKPTHAFITGKVTDSSGKPVADVQVAISPSDKKATTDTKGVYWYFAVKPGEYTLKATKPGLKAASVKLSLKPGDILEANLALKSPVRDPAKKNGSTRTE